The proteins below come from a single Malus sylvestris chromosome 3, drMalSylv7.2, whole genome shotgun sequence genomic window:
- the LOC126617317 gene encoding subtilisin-like protease SBT3.18 isoform X2, giving the protein MATNNFQCFWGLFLLLSLYFTHSTSTPHVYIVYLGHNYNVHVPHLTSNHHLQLLSKVFASEEDVKKSLLYSYKHSFSGFSAKLNSSQATALAHMEEVISVFRSETMQLHTTRSWDFLGLTLSGSSTSPEGTPLQLAYGDDIIVGVFDTGIWPESDSFQEEPRMRPIPSTWKGGCARGEMFEPEKACNRKLIGARYYLKGFEEEYGPLNKSGNPEYRSARDFLGHGTHTASTAVGSIVKNNASFFGLAPGTARGGAPRARLAVYKVCWGKDYDGRCSEADILAAFDDALHDGVHMISASFGSKPPLLPLFISQASIGSFHAMQLGVSVVFSAGNEGPDPSQVSNVAPWGICVAASSVDRMFPTRIILDNKLFVMGESFITTPIKAKLADATTYFVNGPENWIKSKFAVGRVILCFSSIGPYEIDEAEVAAKKANASGLIFVEAETRQVDIDIIPSVHVNLEQGTKIKHYLAQSPMKPVVQIEASKTVIGKYPAPRVAYFSSRGPSSLAPDILKPDISAPGVNILAAWPPQTSPTLTLDDKRSVSWNFQSGTSMSCPHVCGVVALIKSAHPNWSPAAIRSALITTANTRDKSFDSILADGSTKASDPFDIGAGHIDPIKAMDPGLVYDMKTRDYILFLCNIGYTSDQINKIVLCSPGTDTSCPQVPISNSHINYPSITVSNLRYTVTIKRSVRIVGKNKKAIYFCTVLEPDGVEVQIWPRVLIFSWFKLENTYYVTLKPHKKSQGRYDFGEIAWSDGFHKVRSPLVVSVNTTCCDSCDSYAYSHHSYNRNLSSF; this is encoded by the exons ATGGCTACTAATAATTTTCAGTGTTTTTGGGgcctttttcttttactttcacTTTATTTTACTCACTCAACTTCCACACCTCAT GTTTATATAGTCTATTTGGGGCACAACTACAACGTTCATGTTCCTCACCTCACGTCAAACCATCATCTTCAACTCCTTTCCaaagtttttgcaag TGAAGAAGATGTTAAGAAATCCTTGCTTTATAGCTACAAGCACAGTTTCTCGGGGTTTTCAGCTAAGCTCAATTCTTCTCAAGCAACCGCCTTGGCCC ACATGGAAGAAGTGATATCAGTGTTTCGAAGTGAGACAATGCAGTTGCACACAACAAGAAGCTGGGACTTCTTAGGCCTTACCTTAAGCGGCAGCAGCACTAGTCCTGAAGGGACTCCATTGCAACTAGCCTATGGTGACGACATCATTGTTGGGGTCTTCGATACAG GTATATGGCCTGAATCCGATAGTTTCCAAGAAGAGCCACGGATGAGGCCTATCCCCTCAACTTGGAAGGGAGGGTGTGCTAGAGGAGAAATGTTTGAGCCAGAAAAAGCATGCAACCGCAAGCTAATTGGTGCTCGCTACTACCTCAAAGGTTTTGAAGAAGAATACGGGCCACTAAACAAGAGTGGGAATCCAGAATATCGATCAGCTAGAGATTTTTTAGGTCATGGTACACACACAGCCTCAACAGCAGTGGGTTCAATAGTGAAAAACAATGCAAGTTTCTTTGGCTTAGCACCAGGAACCGCTAGGGGAGGAGCGCCGAGGGCTCGTCTAGCGGTGTATAAAGTATGTTGGGGAAAGGACTATGATGGGAGGTGCTCTGAAGCAGACATTCTTGCAGCTTTCGATGATGCTTTGCACGATGGAGTTCACATGATATCAGCGTCATTTGGATCAAAGCCGCCATTGTTGCCGCTGTTTATATCTCAAGCTTCAATTGGTTCATTTCATGCAATGCAGTTAGGTGTTAGTGTGGTGTTCTCTGCAGGTAATGAAGGGCCAGATCCCTCACAGGTCTCAAATGTTGCTCCTTGGGGAATTTGTGTAGCTGCTTCCTCTGTTGATCGAATGTTTCCAACCCGAATAATCCTAGACAATAAGCTCTTTGTTATG GGGGAAAGCTTTATTACCACACCTATTAAGGCAAAATTAGCAGATGCAACCACATATTTTGTCAATGG GCCAGAGAATTGGATAAAATCAAAGTTTGCGGTCGGAAGAGTAATTCTATGCTTCTCAAGCATAGGACCATACGAAATTGATGAGGCAGAAGTAGCTGCCAAGAAAGCGAATGCATCGGGTTTGATCTTTGTGGAAGCTGAGACGAGGCAGGTTGATATCGACATCATTCCCTCAGTCCATGTCAACCTTGAGCAGGGGACTAAAATCAAGCACTATCTTGCTCAATCTCCCAT GAAACCTGTTGTGCAGATAGAGGCAAGTAAAACTGTCATCGGTAAGTATCCAGCGCCTAGAGTTGCATACTTCTCTTCGAGAGGACCAAGCTCACTTGCACCTGATATTCTCAAG CCAGACATAAGTGCTCCAGGGGTCAATATATTGGCAGCATGGCCTCCTCAAACATCTCCCACTTTGACACTTGACGATAAACGTTCTGTGAGCTGGAATTTTCAGTCAGGAACGTCAATGTCATGCCCTCATGTGTGCGGAGTCGTTGCCCTTATCAAATCTGCCCATCCGAATTGGTCTCCTGCAGCCATTAGATCGGCTCTCATTACAACAG CAAACACGAGGGACAAATCCTTTGACAGCATTCTAGCAGATGGATCAACGAAAGCCTCCGATCCCTTTGACATTGGTGCCGGCCATATTGACCCCATCAAAGCGATGGACCCAGGCCTCGTTTACGACATGAAAACACGCGATTACATTCTATTCCTCTGCAACATTGGCTACACCAGTGATCAAATCAATAAGATTGTTCTTTGCTCTCCCGGAACTGATACAAGCTGTCCTCAAGTGCCAATTTCAAATTCCCACATAAACTACCCCTCCATCACAGTTTCCAATCTCCGATACACCGTGACTATCAAAAGAAGCGTCCGTATCGTGGGGAAAAATAAGAAAGCGATTTATTTTTGTACTGTTTTGGAACCTGATGGAGTAGAGGTACAAATATGGCCTAGAGTTTTGATATTTTCATGGTTCAAACTAGAAAACACATATTATGTGACGCTCAAACCGCATAAGAAGTCTCAAGGGAGATATGATTTTGGAGAAATAGCGTGGTCCGATGGCTTCCACAAGGTCAGGAGTCCCTTGGTTGTATCTGTCAACACCACATGCTGTGACTCTTGTGACTCTTATGCATATTCGCATCACTCCTACAATCGTAATTTAAGCTCATTTTAA
- the LOC126617317 gene encoding subtilisin-like protease SBT3.18 isoform X3 translates to MEEVISVFRSETMQLHTTRSWDFLGLTLSGSSTSPEGTPLQLAYGDDIIVGVFDTGIWPESDSFQEEPRMRPIPSTWKGGCARGEMFEPEKACNRKLIGARYYLKGFEEEYGPLNKSGNPEYRSARDFLGHGTHTASTAVGSIVKNNASFFGLAPGTARGGAPRARLAVYKVCWGKDYDGRCSEADILAAFDDALHDGVHMISASFGSKPPLLPLFISQASIGSFHAMQLGVSVVFSAGNEGPDPSQVSNVAPWGICVAASSVDRMFPTRIILDNKLFVMGESFITTPIKAKLADATTYFVNGVCRPENWIKSKFAVGRVILCFSSIGPYEIDEAEVAAKKANASGLIFVEAETRQVDIDIIPSVHVNLEQGTKIKHYLAQSPMKPVVQIEASKTVIGKYPAPRVAYFSSRGPSSLAPDILKPDISAPGVNILAAWPPQTSPTLTLDDKRSVSWNFQSGTSMSCPHVCGVVALIKSAHPNWSPAAIRSALITTANTRDKSFDSILADGSTKASDPFDIGAGHIDPIKAMDPGLVYDMKTRDYILFLCNIGYTSDQINKIVLCSPGTDTSCPQVPISNSHINYPSITVSNLRYTVTIKRSVRIVGKNKKAIYFCTVLEPDGVEVQIWPRVLIFSWFKLENTYYVTLKPHKKSQGRYDFGEIAWSDGFHKVRSPLVVSVNTTCCDSCDSYAYSHHSYNRNLSSF, encoded by the exons ATGGAAGAAGTGATATCAGTGTTTCGAAGTGAGACAATGCAGTTGCACACAACAAGAAGCTGGGACTTCTTAGGCCTTACCTTAAGCGGCAGCAGCACTAGTCCTGAAGGGACTCCATTGCAACTAGCCTATGGTGACGACATCATTGTTGGGGTCTTCGATACAG GTATATGGCCTGAATCCGATAGTTTCCAAGAAGAGCCACGGATGAGGCCTATCCCCTCAACTTGGAAGGGAGGGTGTGCTAGAGGAGAAATGTTTGAGCCAGAAAAAGCATGCAACCGCAAGCTAATTGGTGCTCGCTACTACCTCAAAGGTTTTGAAGAAGAATACGGGCCACTAAACAAGAGTGGGAATCCAGAATATCGATCAGCTAGAGATTTTTTAGGTCATGGTACACACACAGCCTCAACAGCAGTGGGTTCAATAGTGAAAAACAATGCAAGTTTCTTTGGCTTAGCACCAGGAACCGCTAGGGGAGGAGCGCCGAGGGCTCGTCTAGCGGTGTATAAAGTATGTTGGGGAAAGGACTATGATGGGAGGTGCTCTGAAGCAGACATTCTTGCAGCTTTCGATGATGCTTTGCACGATGGAGTTCACATGATATCAGCGTCATTTGGATCAAAGCCGCCATTGTTGCCGCTGTTTATATCTCAAGCTTCAATTGGTTCATTTCATGCAATGCAGTTAGGTGTTAGTGTGGTGTTCTCTGCAGGTAATGAAGGGCCAGATCCCTCACAGGTCTCAAATGTTGCTCCTTGGGGAATTTGTGTAGCTGCTTCCTCTGTTGATCGAATGTTTCCAACCCGAATAATCCTAGACAATAAGCTCTTTGTTATG GGGGAAAGCTTTATTACCACACCTATTAAGGCAAAATTAGCAGATGCAACCACATATTTTGTCAATGG GGTTTGCAGGCCAGAGAATTGGATAAAATCAAAGTTTGCGGTCGGAAGAGTAATTCTATGCTTCTCAAGCATAGGACCATACGAAATTGATGAGGCAGAAGTAGCTGCCAAGAAAGCGAATGCATCGGGTTTGATCTTTGTGGAAGCTGAGACGAGGCAGGTTGATATCGACATCATTCCCTCAGTCCATGTCAACCTTGAGCAGGGGACTAAAATCAAGCACTATCTTGCTCAATCTCCCAT GAAACCTGTTGTGCAGATAGAGGCAAGTAAAACTGTCATCGGTAAGTATCCAGCGCCTAGAGTTGCATACTTCTCTTCGAGAGGACCAAGCTCACTTGCACCTGATATTCTCAAG CCAGACATAAGTGCTCCAGGGGTCAATATATTGGCAGCATGGCCTCCTCAAACATCTCCCACTTTGACACTTGACGATAAACGTTCTGTGAGCTGGAATTTTCAGTCAGGAACGTCAATGTCATGCCCTCATGTGTGCGGAGTCGTTGCCCTTATCAAATCTGCCCATCCGAATTGGTCTCCTGCAGCCATTAGATCGGCTCTCATTACAACAG CAAACACGAGGGACAAATCCTTTGACAGCATTCTAGCAGATGGATCAACGAAAGCCTCCGATCCCTTTGACATTGGTGCCGGCCATATTGACCCCATCAAAGCGATGGACCCAGGCCTCGTTTACGACATGAAAACACGCGATTACATTCTATTCCTCTGCAACATTGGCTACACCAGTGATCAAATCAATAAGATTGTTCTTTGCTCTCCCGGAACTGATACAAGCTGTCCTCAAGTGCCAATTTCAAATTCCCACATAAACTACCCCTCCATCACAGTTTCCAATCTCCGATACACCGTGACTATCAAAAGAAGCGTCCGTATCGTGGGGAAAAATAAGAAAGCGATTTATTTTTGTACTGTTTTGGAACCTGATGGAGTAGAGGTACAAATATGGCCTAGAGTTTTGATATTTTCATGGTTCAAACTAGAAAACACATATTATGTGACGCTCAAACCGCATAAGAAGTCTCAAGGGAGATATGATTTTGGAGAAATAGCGTGGTCCGATGGCTTCCACAAGGTCAGGAGTCCCTTGGTTGTATCTGTCAACACCACATGCTGTGACTCTTGTGACTCTTATGCATATTCGCATCACTCCTACAATCGTAATTTAAGCTCATTTTAA
- the LOC126617317 gene encoding subtilisin-like protease SBT3.18 isoform X1 produces the protein MATNNFQCFWGLFLLLSLYFTHSTSTPHVYIVYLGHNYNVHVPHLTSNHHLQLLSKVFASEEDVKKSLLYSYKHSFSGFSAKLNSSQATALAHMEEVISVFRSETMQLHTTRSWDFLGLTLSGSSTSPEGTPLQLAYGDDIIVGVFDTGIWPESDSFQEEPRMRPIPSTWKGGCARGEMFEPEKACNRKLIGARYYLKGFEEEYGPLNKSGNPEYRSARDFLGHGTHTASTAVGSIVKNNASFFGLAPGTARGGAPRARLAVYKVCWGKDYDGRCSEADILAAFDDALHDGVHMISASFGSKPPLLPLFISQASIGSFHAMQLGVSVVFSAGNEGPDPSQVSNVAPWGICVAASSVDRMFPTRIILDNKLFVMGESFITTPIKAKLADATTYFVNGVCRPENWIKSKFAVGRVILCFSSIGPYEIDEAEVAAKKANASGLIFVEAETRQVDIDIIPSVHVNLEQGTKIKHYLAQSPMKPVVQIEASKTVIGKYPAPRVAYFSSRGPSSLAPDILKPDISAPGVNILAAWPPQTSPTLTLDDKRSVSWNFQSGTSMSCPHVCGVVALIKSAHPNWSPAAIRSALITTANTRDKSFDSILADGSTKASDPFDIGAGHIDPIKAMDPGLVYDMKTRDYILFLCNIGYTSDQINKIVLCSPGTDTSCPQVPISNSHINYPSITVSNLRYTVTIKRSVRIVGKNKKAIYFCTVLEPDGVEVQIWPRVLIFSWFKLENTYYVTLKPHKKSQGRYDFGEIAWSDGFHKVRSPLVVSVNTTCCDSCDSYAYSHHSYNRNLSSF, from the exons ATGGCTACTAATAATTTTCAGTGTTTTTGGGgcctttttcttttactttcacTTTATTTTACTCACTCAACTTCCACACCTCAT GTTTATATAGTCTATTTGGGGCACAACTACAACGTTCATGTTCCTCACCTCACGTCAAACCATCATCTTCAACTCCTTTCCaaagtttttgcaag TGAAGAAGATGTTAAGAAATCCTTGCTTTATAGCTACAAGCACAGTTTCTCGGGGTTTTCAGCTAAGCTCAATTCTTCTCAAGCAACCGCCTTGGCCC ACATGGAAGAAGTGATATCAGTGTTTCGAAGTGAGACAATGCAGTTGCACACAACAAGAAGCTGGGACTTCTTAGGCCTTACCTTAAGCGGCAGCAGCACTAGTCCTGAAGGGACTCCATTGCAACTAGCCTATGGTGACGACATCATTGTTGGGGTCTTCGATACAG GTATATGGCCTGAATCCGATAGTTTCCAAGAAGAGCCACGGATGAGGCCTATCCCCTCAACTTGGAAGGGAGGGTGTGCTAGAGGAGAAATGTTTGAGCCAGAAAAAGCATGCAACCGCAAGCTAATTGGTGCTCGCTACTACCTCAAAGGTTTTGAAGAAGAATACGGGCCACTAAACAAGAGTGGGAATCCAGAATATCGATCAGCTAGAGATTTTTTAGGTCATGGTACACACACAGCCTCAACAGCAGTGGGTTCAATAGTGAAAAACAATGCAAGTTTCTTTGGCTTAGCACCAGGAACCGCTAGGGGAGGAGCGCCGAGGGCTCGTCTAGCGGTGTATAAAGTATGTTGGGGAAAGGACTATGATGGGAGGTGCTCTGAAGCAGACATTCTTGCAGCTTTCGATGATGCTTTGCACGATGGAGTTCACATGATATCAGCGTCATTTGGATCAAAGCCGCCATTGTTGCCGCTGTTTATATCTCAAGCTTCAATTGGTTCATTTCATGCAATGCAGTTAGGTGTTAGTGTGGTGTTCTCTGCAGGTAATGAAGGGCCAGATCCCTCACAGGTCTCAAATGTTGCTCCTTGGGGAATTTGTGTAGCTGCTTCCTCTGTTGATCGAATGTTTCCAACCCGAATAATCCTAGACAATAAGCTCTTTGTTATG GGGGAAAGCTTTATTACCACACCTATTAAGGCAAAATTAGCAGATGCAACCACATATTTTGTCAATGG GGTTTGCAGGCCAGAGAATTGGATAAAATCAAAGTTTGCGGTCGGAAGAGTAATTCTATGCTTCTCAAGCATAGGACCATACGAAATTGATGAGGCAGAAGTAGCTGCCAAGAAAGCGAATGCATCGGGTTTGATCTTTGTGGAAGCTGAGACGAGGCAGGTTGATATCGACATCATTCCCTCAGTCCATGTCAACCTTGAGCAGGGGACTAAAATCAAGCACTATCTTGCTCAATCTCCCAT GAAACCTGTTGTGCAGATAGAGGCAAGTAAAACTGTCATCGGTAAGTATCCAGCGCCTAGAGTTGCATACTTCTCTTCGAGAGGACCAAGCTCACTTGCACCTGATATTCTCAAG CCAGACATAAGTGCTCCAGGGGTCAATATATTGGCAGCATGGCCTCCTCAAACATCTCCCACTTTGACACTTGACGATAAACGTTCTGTGAGCTGGAATTTTCAGTCAGGAACGTCAATGTCATGCCCTCATGTGTGCGGAGTCGTTGCCCTTATCAAATCTGCCCATCCGAATTGGTCTCCTGCAGCCATTAGATCGGCTCTCATTACAACAG CAAACACGAGGGACAAATCCTTTGACAGCATTCTAGCAGATGGATCAACGAAAGCCTCCGATCCCTTTGACATTGGTGCCGGCCATATTGACCCCATCAAAGCGATGGACCCAGGCCTCGTTTACGACATGAAAACACGCGATTACATTCTATTCCTCTGCAACATTGGCTACACCAGTGATCAAATCAATAAGATTGTTCTTTGCTCTCCCGGAACTGATACAAGCTGTCCTCAAGTGCCAATTTCAAATTCCCACATAAACTACCCCTCCATCACAGTTTCCAATCTCCGATACACCGTGACTATCAAAAGAAGCGTCCGTATCGTGGGGAAAAATAAGAAAGCGATTTATTTTTGTACTGTTTTGGAACCTGATGGAGTAGAGGTACAAATATGGCCTAGAGTTTTGATATTTTCATGGTTCAAACTAGAAAACACATATTATGTGACGCTCAAACCGCATAAGAAGTCTCAAGGGAGATATGATTTTGGAGAAATAGCGTGGTCCGATGGCTTCCACAAGGTCAGGAGTCCCTTGGTTGTATCTGTCAACACCACATGCTGTGACTCTTGTGACTCTTATGCATATTCGCATCACTCCTACAATCGTAATTTAAGCTCATTTTAA
- the LOC126614267 gene encoding probable serine/threonine-protein kinase PBL16 yields the protein MGNCWYRWEPSVYRVSSNAKSESPKDQSPSVKHREDDSKLPSNPEEVEILRRDSAANPLIAFTFSELKIITANFRQDQMLGGGGFGSVYKGFITEDLREGIDPLPVAVKVHDGDNSYQGHREWLAEVIFLGQLSHPNLVKLIGYCCEDEQRVLIYEYMARGSVENNLFSRVLLPLPWTIRMKIAFGAAKGLAFLHEAEKPVIYRDFKTSNILLDLDYNAKLSDFGLAKDGPVGDKSHVSTRIMGTYGYAAPEYILTGHLTPRSDVYSFGVVLLELLTGRKSLDKSRPAREQNLTDWALPMLKEKKKVLNIVDPRLEGDYPVKGVQKAAMLVYHCLNRNPKARPLMRDIVDSLEPLQVPEEVSDNKTVTEIIQFPDAEAKRKEESL from the exons ATGGGGAATTGCTGGTACAGGTGGGAGCCTTCTGTTTACAGAGTCTCTTCCAATGCAAAGTCAG AGTCCCCAAAAGACCAGAGCCCCTCAGTGAAACATAGGGAAGATGATAGTAAGTTACCATCAAATCCTGAAGAAGTTGAGATCCTACGTCGTGATTCAGCAGCAAATCCTTTGATTGCATTCACGTTCAGTGAGCTAAAGATAATCACTGCAAATTTTAGGCAAGATCAGATGTTGGGTGGCGGAGGATTTGGAAGTGTGTATAAAGGGTTCATTACTGAGGATTTAAGAGAGGGGATCGACCCCCTTCCGGTAGCTGTTAAAGTTCATGACGGTGATAACAGTTATCAAGGACACAGAGAGTGGCTG GCAGAAGTCATATTTTTGGGGCAGCTTTCTCATCCAAATTTGGTAAAGCTCATTGGATATTGCTGCGAGGATGAACAGAGGGTGTTGATATATGAGTATATGGCTCGGGGCAGTGTGGAAAACAATTTATTCTCAA GAGTGTTGCTTCCTCTGCCATGGACCATAAGGATGAAGATTGCATTTGGTGCAGCTAAAGGACTCGCCTTTCTCCATGAGGCCGAGAAACCTGTCATCTATCGTGATTTTAAGACATCTAATATTTTGTTGGATCTG GACTATAATGCAAAGCTCTCAGACTTTGGCCTTGCAAAAGATGGACCAGTGGGGGACAAGTCTCATGTTTCTACACGAATAATGGGGACATATGGATACGCCGCGCCGGAGTACATCTTGACGG GCCATCTAACTCCTAGAAGTGACGTTTATAGTTTTGGTGTTGTTCTTCTTGAACTTCTGACCGGTAGGAAATCTTTAGACAAGTCACGGCCAGCCCGAGAGCAAAACCTTACTGACTGGGCTCTCCCGATgctgaaagagaagaagaaggtgctcaACATCGTTGATCCGAGACTAGAAGGAGATTATCCTGTTAAGGGAGTTCAAAAGGCCGCCATGCTAGTATATCATTGCTTGAACCGAAACCCAAAAGCAAGGCCTCTAATGCGAGACATTGTTGACTCTTTGGAGCCTCTGCAGGTCCCGGAGGAAGTTTCTGATAATAAAACTGTAACTGAGATCATCCAGTTTCCGGACGCTGAAgctaaaagaaaagaagaatcaCTGTAA